In Vigna unguiculata cultivar IT97K-499-35 chromosome 3, ASM411807v1, whole genome shotgun sequence, a single genomic region encodes these proteins:
- the LOC114176030 gene encoding 40S ribosomal protein S13, which translates to MGRMHSRGKGISSSALPYKRTPPSWLKISSQDVEENICKFAKKGLTPSQIGVILRDSHGIAQVKSVTGSKILRILKAHGLAPEIPEDLYHLIKKAVSIRKHLERNRKDKDSKFRLILVESRIHRLARYYKKTKKLPPVWKYESTTASTLVA; encoded by the exons ATGGGTCGTATGCACAGCCGCGG TAAGGGTATATCCTCTTCTGCTTTGCCCTACAAAAGGACACCGCCCAGTTGGCTTAAGATCTCTTCGCAAGAT GTGGAAGAGAATATCTGTAAGTTCGCGAAGAAGGGTTTAACCCCATCGCAGATTGGTGTCATTCTTCGAGATTCTCATGGTATTGCTCAGGTGAAGAGCGTTACTGGCAGCAAAATCCTTCGGATCCTCAAAGCTCATG GACTTGCGCCTGAAATTCCAGAGGATTTGTACCATTTGATTAAGAAGGCAGTTTCAATTAGGAAGCATCTGGAGAGAAACAGAAAGGACAAGGACTCCAAGTTTAGGTTGATTCTCGTGGAGAGCAGAATCCACCGTCTTGCTCGCTACTACAAGAAGACCAAGAAGCTCCCACCTGTCTGGAAGTA TGAATCAACAACTGCTAGCACTCTGGTTGCTTAG
- the LOC114175746 gene encoding maspardin: MKSVFSAPGDYVHFKSQVPLHKIPIGTKQWRYYDFGPKAVPPLICLPGTAGTADVYYKQIMSLSMKGYRVISVDIPRVWNNTEWIQAFEKFLDAIDVHHIHLYGTSLGGFLAQLFAQHRPRRVRSLVLSNTFLETRSFSAAMPWAPIVSWTPSFLLKRYVLTGIRDGPHEPFIADSVDFVVSQVETLSREDLASRLSLTTDDASVGPLLLSDSFITIMDTNDYCAIPQQLKDQLGERYPEARRAYLKTGGDFPFLSRPDEVNLHLQLHLRRVGVEARPDLVHNIPKGDLGGSPSSKESNEDESDKSHEDDRGGSENSPADYDINPTPESSGSGNLDKQPLDSSECCHLNHEHALYALPGGFKGRTNIPGTSVHFMCHIAILHLLHYISSLYIIWNYSLEFSQVV; the protein is encoded by the exons ATGAAAAGCGTCTTTTCGGCGCCCGGTGATTACGTCCACTTCAAGTCCCAAGTCCCTCTTCATAAAATCCCA ATTGGCACTAAACAGTGGCGGTATTACGATTTCGGACCAAAAGCTGTACCTCCGCTTATATGTCTTCCCGGAACGGCTGGAACCGCCGATGTATATTATAAACAGATCATGTCATTATCCATGAAG GGTTACAGGGTCATATCTGTTGACATACCTCGTGTATGGAATAATACTGAGTGGATTCAAGCATTTGAAAAGTTCTTGGATGCTATTGATGTACACCAT ATACATCTTTATGGTACATCACTTGGAGGCTTCCTAGCCCAGCTATTTGCACAGCATCGTCCTAGGAGAGTTCGGTCTTTAGTTCTATCAAACACATTTTTGGAGACCCGGAGTTTCTCTGCTGCAATGCCATGGGCACCCAT TGTTAGTTGGACTCCTTCCTTTTTGCTTAAGCGGTATGTGTTGACAGGAATTCGAGACGGTCCCCATGAACCATTTATTGCAGATTCAGTGGACTTTGTTGTTTCTCAG GTGGAAACGCTCTCTAGAGAAGATTTGGCCTCCAGATTGTCGCTGACAACAGATGATGCTTCAGTGGGACCTCTTCTTCTTTCAGATTCGTTTATCACTATAATGGAT ACTAATGACTACTGTGCAATTCCTCAACAACTCAAAGATCAACTGGGTGAAAGATATCCAGAGGCAAGGCGCGCTTATTTGAAAACTGGTGGAGATTTTCCATTTCTTTCTAGGCCTGATGAAGTGAACTTGCATCTTCAG TTACACCTCAGGCGTGTTGGTGTCGAAGCTCGGCCAGATTTGGTTCACAACATACCTAAGGGTGATCTTGGAGGAAGTCCTAGTAGCAAAGAGAGTAACGAAGATGAGTCTGACAAGTCCCACGAAGACGATAGAGGGGGCTCAGAGAATTCACCTGCTGATTATGACATAAATCCTACCCCAGAAAGCTCAGGATCCGGTAATTTAGACAAGCAGCCACTTGATAGTTCAGAATGTTGCCACTTGAATCATGAACACGCCTTATATGCCCTTCCTGGTGGATTCAAAGGGAGAACGAACATTCCAGGAACTTCTGTACATTTCATGTGCCATATTGCAATTTTACATCTTCTTCATTACATCAGTTCACTGTACATTATCTGGAACTATTCTTTGGAATTTAGTCAAGTTGTGTAA
- the LOC114175744 gene encoding LOW QUALITY PROTEIN: UDP-glucuronate 4-epimerase 5 (The sequence of the model RefSeq protein was modified relative to this genomic sequence to represent the inferred CDS: inserted 1 base in 1 codon), which translates to MSQVNEHHAPSTPGKLKPEKSPYIHHRLRIHSSLSKLTLWSSFFLAFILFLFILSPPSPSTXPRRALGDSWGGSHWEKRVAKSARRSSSSSLTVLVTGAAGFVGTHVSLALKRRGDGVLGLDNFNRYYDPNLKRARQRLLDRAGVFIVDGDINDAVLLRKLFDVVPFTHVMHLAAQAGVRYAMQNPGSYVHSNIAGFVNLLEACKNANPQPSVVWASSSSVYGLNSKVPFSEKDRTDQPASLYAATKKAGEEIAHSYNHIYGLSITGLRFFTVYGPWGRPDMAYFFFTKDILKGKQITIFESPDGGTVARDFTYIDDIVKGCLGALDTAKKSTGSGGKKKGPAQLRIFNLGNTSPVPVSELVAILEKLLKVKAKKKALPMPTNGDVKFTHANISLAYRDLGYRPTTDLETGLRKFVKWYLEFYSKKSSW; encoded by the exons ATGTCGCAGGTGAATGAGCACCACGCGCCCTCAACGCCAGGGAAATTGAAGCCAGAAAAATCCCCGTACATCCACCACCGCCTCCGCATCCACTCCTCACTCTCCAAGCTCACTCTCTGGTCCTCCTTCTTTCTCGCATTCATCCTTTTCCTCTTCATCCTCTCTCCGCCGTCTCCCTCCA TCCCCCGCCGCGCCCTTGGCGACTCCTGGGGCGGCTCCCACTGGGAGAAGCGCGTCGCCAAATCCGCGCGCCGCTCCTCCTCCTCTAGCCTCACTGTGCTCGTCACCGGCGCCGCGGGCTTCGTCGGCACGCACGTCTCCCTCGCCCTCAAGCGCCGCGGTGACGGCGTCCTCGGGCTCGACAACTTCAACCGCTACTACGACCCCAACCTCAAGCGCGCGCGCCAACGCCTCCTCGACCGCGCCGGCGTGTTCATCGTCGATGGCGACATCAACGACGCCGTGCTCCTCCGCAAGCTCTTCGACGTCGTACCCTTCACGCACGTCATGCACTTGGCCGCGCAGGCTGGGGTCCGCTACGCGATGCAGAACCCTGGATCCTACGTTCACAGCAACATCGCAGGCTTCGTGAACCTTCTAGAGGCCTGCAAAAACGCGAACCCGCAGCCCTCTGTGGTTTGGGCCTCGTCCAGCTCTGTCTACGGGCTCAATTCGAAGGTTCCTTTCTCAGAGAAGGACCGTACAGATCAACCGGCGAGTCTCTACGCGGCGACGAAGAAGGCTGGCGAGGAAATCGCTCACAGCTATAACCACATATATGGGCTTTCCATCACTGGACTTCGGTTCTTCACGGTTTATGGGCCGTGGGGTAGGCCCGACATGGCGTATTTTTTCTTCACGAAGGATATTCTCAAGGGAAAGCAGATTACCATATTTGAATCCCCCGATGGTGGAACTGTGGCGAGGGATTTCACCTACATTGACGATATTGTGAAGGGGTGTTTGGGGGCTTTGGATACGGCCAAGAAGAGTACTGGGAGTGGCGGGAAGAAGAAAGGGCCTGCGCAATTGAGGATTTTTAATTTGGGGAATACTTCCCCTGTGCCTGTGAGTGAGCTTGTTGCGATTTTGGAGAAGCTTCTCAAGGTGAAAGCGAAGAAGAAGGCGCTTCCGATGCCAACAAATGGAGATGTTAAGTTCACTCATGCCAATATTAGTTTGGCCTACAGGGACCTTGGATACAGGCCTACCACTGATTTGGAGACTGGCCTCAGGAAGTTTGTGAAGTGGTACCTTGAATTCTACTCCAAGAAGAGCTCTTGGTGA